From the genome of Helicobacter pylori, one region includes:
- a CDS encoding META domain-containing protein: MNLRLAGASVLTACVFSGCFFLKMFDKKLSSNDWHIQKVEMNHQVYDIETMLADSAFREHEEEQDSSLNTALPEDKAALEAKEQERKEKRKHWYELFKKKPKPKSSMGEFVFDQKENRIYGKGYCNRYFASYVWQGDRHIGIEDSGISRKVCKDEHLMAFELEFMENFKGNFTVTKGKDTLILDNQKMKIYLKTP, encoded by the coding sequence TTGAATTTACGATTGGCTGGAGCAAGCGTTTTAACGGCTTGTGTCTTTTCTGGGTGTTTTTTTTTAAAAATGTTTGATAAAAAACTTTCTAGCAATGATTGGCATATCCAAAAAGTAGAAATGAACCATCAAGTGTATGACATTGAAACCATGCTCGCTGATAGCGCTTTTAGAGAGCACGAAGAAGAGCAAGATTCCTCTCTCAATACCGCTTTACCTGAGGATAAAGCAGCGCTTGAAGCCAAAGAGCAGGAACGAAAAGAAAAAAGGAAACACTGGTATGAGCTTTTCAAAAAGAAGCCAAAGCCTAAAAGCTCTATGGGAGAGTTTGTGTTTGACCAAAAAGAAAATCGTATTTATGGGAAAGGCTATTGCAACCGGTATTTTGCCAGCTATGTATGGCAGGGCGATAGGCACATTGGAATTGAAGATAGCGGGATTTCAAGAAAAGTGTGTAAAGATGAGCATTTAATGGCGTTTGAATTGGAATTTATGGAGAATTTTAAGGGTAATTTTACGGTAACTAAGGGCAAAGATACGCTCATTTTAGATAACCAAAAAATGAAAATTTATTTAAAAACGCCTTGA
- a CDS encoding cytochrome-c peroxidase: MKKSILLSICLAFSCVHALSDMDLIKKARESQLEPMPMGKALKEYQIKKTRDVGIGTKNSEIMTSAQVELGKMLYFDPRISTSYLVSCNTCHNLGLGGVDLVPSAIGSQWKKNPHLLSSPTVYNSVFNDVQFWDGRVTHLNEQAQGPIQSSFEMGADPKVVVEKINSMPGYVKLFRKAYGSKVKIDFKLIADSIAMFEATLITPSRYDDFLRGNPKALSKAEKEGLDLFISKGCVACHNGINLGGTMQPFGVVKPYKFANVGDFKGDKNGLVKVPTLRNITETMPYFHNGQFWDVKDAIKEMGSIQLGIEISDEEAKKIEIFFEALKGKKPKILYPELPVITDKTPKPSF, encoded by the coding sequence GTGAAAAAATCCATTTTATTGAGCATTTGCTTGGCTTTTTCTTGCGTTCATGCTTTAAGCGATATGGATTTGATCAAAAAAGCGAGGGAAAGCCAATTAGAACCCATGCCTATGGGCAAAGCGCTCAAAGAATACCAGATTAAAAAAACCAGAGATGTGGGTATTGGCACCAAAAACAGCGAGATTATGACCTCCGCTCAAGTGGAATTGGGTAAAATGCTCTATTTTGACCCTAGGATTTCCACTTCCTATCTCGTGTCTTGTAACACATGCCATAATCTAGGCTTAGGCGGGGTAGATTTAGTCCCAAGTGCTATAGGTTCTCAATGGAAGAAAAACCCCCACCTTTTAAGCTCCCCAACAGTGTATAACTCTGTGTTTAACGATGTGCAGTTTTGGGATGGTAGGGTTACGCATTTAAACGAACAAGCGCAAGGACCCATCCAGTCTTCTTTTGAAATGGGGGCTGATCCTAAAGTGGTGGTAGAAAAAATCAATTCCATGCCAGGCTATGTCAAACTCTTTAGAAAAGCTTATGGCTCTAAAGTCAAAATTGATTTTAAATTGATCGCAGATAGTATCGCTATGTTTGAAGCCACGCTTATCACTCCAAGCCGTTATGATGATTTTTTAAGAGGCAATCCTAAAGCGCTCAGTAAAGCCGAAAAAGAAGGGCTGGATTTATTCATTTCTAAAGGCTGTGTGGCTTGCCATAACGGCATTAATCTTGGGGGAACGATGCAACCTTTTGGGGTGGTCAAACCTTATAAATTCGCTAATGTGGGCGATTTCAAAGGCGATAAAAACGGGCTTGTGAAAGTGCCTACTTTAAGGAATATCACCGAAACGATGCCTTATTTCCATAACGGGCAATTTTGGGATGTCAAGGATGCGATTAAAGAAATGGGCTCTATCCAGTTAGGCATTGAAATCAGCGATGAAGAAGCGAAAAAAATTGAAATCTTCTTTGAAGCTTTAAAGGGTAAAAAACCTAAAATACTCTATCCAGAACTCCCTGTAATAACAGACAAAACCCCAAAACCCTCTTTTTGA
- the dnaE gene encoding DNA polymerase III subunit alpha — protein MKENKAFTHLHLHTEYSLLDGANKIKILAKRIKELGMKSVSVTDHGNMFGAIDFYTSMKKEGIKPIIGMEAYIHNDDNLSSKETKQRFHLCLFAKNQEGYENLMFLSSMAYLEGFYYFPRINKKLLREHSKGIIASSACLQGEVNYHLNTNNERNRKYGAKGYDEAKKIACEYQEIFEDDFYLEIMRHGILDQRFIDEQVIKMSLETGLKIIATNDTHYTMPNDAKAQEVAMCVAMGKTLNDKARLKHSVHEFYIKSPEEMAKLFADIPEALENTQEIADKCVLEIDLKDDKKNPPTPPSFKFTKAYAQEEGLNFEDDASYFAYKAREGLKERLVLVPKEKHDQYKERLEKEIEVITNMKFPGYMLIVWDFIRYAKEMGIPVGPGRGSAAGSLVAFALKITDIDPLKYDLLFERFLNPERVSMPDIDTDFCQRRRKEIIEYMIEKYGKYNVAQVITFNKMLAKGVIRDVARVLDMPYKEADDFAKLIPNRLGITLKGYEKNGEFIEGAWELEPKIKELVESNETARQVWEYSLNLENLNRNAGVHAAALVVDSQKELWHKTPLFASEKTGGIVTQYSMKYLEPVDLIKFDFLGLKTLTVIDDALKIIKTQHKISVDFLSLDMDDPKVYKTIQSGDTVGIFQIESGMFQGLNKRLRPSSFEDIIAIIALGRPGPMESGMVDDFVNRKHGIEPIAYAFKELESILKPTYGTIVYQEQVMQIVQTIGGFSLGEADLIRRAMGKKDAQIMADNKDKFVEGAKNLGHDDQKAANLWDLIVKFAGYGFNKSHSAAYAMITFQTAYLKTYYKHEFMAAMLTSESNKIESVARYIDEVRALEIEVMPPHINSSMQDFSVAEFKNQKGELEKKIVFGLGAIKGVGGEPIKNIIEERTKGDYKSLEDFISRVDFSKLTKKSLEPLVKSGSLDNLGYTRKTMLANLDLICDAGRAKDKANEMMQGGNSLFGAMDGGTKEQVILDMIDLGEHDAKTLLECEYETLGIHVSGNPLDEFKEEIKGFKNLVKSIDIEELEIGSQAYLLGKIMEVKKKIGKRSGKPYGTADILDGYGKFELMLFEKQLNALEELDINKPLVFKCKIEEQEEVARLRLFEILDLESAREVKIPKARYKDPEKQKEEVREIPPIEILASSSCSLAIVLENDVKKEFLRQIKESALKHQGKRPLYLIIKDKGKQFKIQSDLMVNEKIKDDFKGLKWRDLA, from the coding sequence ATGAAAGAGAATAAAGCCTTCACGCATTTGCACTTGCACACGGAATATTCGCTTTTAGACGGGGCGAACAAGATTAAAATTCTAGCCAAACGCATTAAAGAATTGGGTATGAAAAGCGTGAGCGTAACCGATCATGGGAACATGTTTGGAGCGATTGATTTTTATACGAGCATGAAAAAAGAAGGCATTAAGCCTATCATCGGCATGGAAGCGTATATCCATAATGATGACAACCTTTCTAGCAAAGAAACCAAACAACGCTTCCATTTGTGCCTGTTCGCTAAAAACCAAGAGGGCTATGAAAATTTAATGTTCTTAAGCTCTATGGCGTATTTAGAAGGGTTTTATTATTTCCCGCGCATCAATAAAAAGCTTTTAAGAGAGCATTCTAAAGGCATTATCGCTTCTAGCGCGTGCTTGCAAGGGGAAGTCAATTACCATTTGAATACTAATAATGAGAGAAACCGCAAGTATGGGGCTAAAGGCTATGATGAAGCCAAAAAAATCGCTTGTGAATACCAAGAGATTTTTGAAGACGATTTTTATTTAGAGATCATGCGCCATGGCATTTTAGATCAGCGATTCATTGATGAGCAAGTCATTAAAATGTCTTTAGAGACAGGGTTAAAAATCATTGCCACAAACGACACCCACTACACCATGCCTAATGACGCTAAAGCTCAAGAAGTAGCGATGTGCGTAGCGATGGGTAAAACCCTAAACGATAAAGCACGCCTAAAACACTCCGTGCATGAGTTTTACATTAAATCCCCTGAAGAAATGGCGAAGCTGTTTGCAGATATTCCAGAAGCTTTAGAAAACACCCAAGAAATCGCTGATAAATGCGTTTTAGAGATTGATTTAAAAGACGATAAAAAGAACCCTCCAACCCCTCCAAGCTTCAAATTCACTAAAGCTTACGCTCAAGAAGAGGGGCTGAATTTTGAAGATGACGCTTCTTATTTCGCCTATAAGGCTAGAGAGGGCTTGAAAGAGCGCTTAGTTTTAGTGCCAAAAGAAAAGCATGATCAATACAAAGAACGCTTGGAAAAAGAAATTGAAGTCATTACGAACATGAAATTCCCAGGGTATATGCTGATTGTGTGGGATTTTATCCGTTACGCTAAAGAAATGGGCATTCCTGTAGGGCCTGGTAGGGGGAGTGCGGCCGGGAGTTTGGTGGCTTTTGCCTTAAAAATCACGGATATTGACCCTTTGAAATACGATTTGCTCTTTGAAAGGTTTTTAAACCCTGAAAGAGTCAGCATGCCTGATATTGATACGGATTTTTGCCAGCGCCGGCGTAAGGAAATCATAGAATACATGATTGAAAAATACGGCAAATACAATGTGGCTCAAGTCATCACCTTTAATAAGATGTTGGCTAAAGGCGTGATCAGAGATGTTGCAAGGGTTTTGGACATGCCTTATAAAGAAGCGGATGATTTCGCCAAACTCATACCCAACCGCTTAGGCATCACGCTTAAGGGCTATGAAAAAAATGGCGAGTTTATAGAGGGGGCGTGGGAATTAGAGCCTAAGATCAAGGAATTAGTAGAAAGCAATGAAACGGCCAGACAAGTGTGGGAGTATTCGCTCAATTTAGAGAATTTGAATCGTAACGCGGGCGTGCATGCCGCAGCCTTAGTGGTGGATAGCCAAAAAGAGTTGTGGCATAAAACCCCTTTGTTTGCCTCTGAAAAAACCGGCGGTATCGTTACGCAATATTCCATGAAGTATTTAGAGCCGGTGGATTTGATTAAGTTTGACTTTTTGGGGCTTAAAACCTTGACCGTGATTGATGATGCGCTTAAAATCATTAAAACGCAACACAAAATTAGCGTGGATTTTTTATCGTTGGATATGGACGATCCGAAAGTGTATAAAACGATCCAAAGCGGGGATACGGTGGGGATATTCCAGATTGAATCCGGGATGTTTCAAGGGCTTAACAAACGCTTAAGGCCTTCAAGCTTTGAAGACATTATCGCCATTATCGCGCTAGGCAGACCAGGGCCTATGGAATCAGGCATGGTAGATGATTTTGTGAATAGAAAGCATGGAATTGAGCCTATCGCTTATGCGTTTAAAGAATTAGAGTCGATTTTAAAGCCCACTTACGGCACGATCGTCTATCAAGAGCAAGTGATGCAAATCGTGCAAACTATCGGCGGTTTTAGTTTGGGTGAAGCGGATTTGATCCGCCGCGCTATGGGGAAAAAAGACGCTCAAATCATGGCGGACAATAAGGATAAGTTTGTAGAAGGCGCTAAGAATTTAGGGCATGATGACCAAAAAGCGGCTAATTTGTGGGATTTGATCGTTAAATTTGCCGGCTATGGTTTCAACAAATCGCATTCAGCCGCCTATGCGATGATCACTTTCCAAACGGCGTATTTAAAGACTTATTACAAGCATGAGTTCATGGCAGCGATGCTCACTAGTGAATCCAATAAGATTGAATCCGTGGCGCGCTATATTGATGAGGTCAGGGCTTTAGAAATTGAAGTGATGCCCCCACACATCAATTCTTCTATGCAAGATTTCAGCGTGGCGGAGTTTAAAAATCAAAAGGGCGAGCTAGAAAAGAAAATCGTGTTTGGTTTAGGAGCGATTAAAGGGGTTGGGGGTGAGCCGATTAAAAACATCATTGAAGAAAGGACTAAAGGGGATTATAAGAGTTTGGAAGATTTTATTTCACGGGTGGATTTTTCTAAACTCACTAAAAAATCTTTAGAGCCATTAGTGAAATCAGGGAGCTTGGATAACTTAGGCTACACCCGAAAAACCATGCTCGCTAACTTGGATTTGATCTGTGATGCTGGGCGCGCTAAAGACAAGGCTAATGAAATGATGCAAGGGGGTAACTCCCTTTTTGGGGCAATGGATGGCGGGACAAAAGAGCAGGTTATTTTAGACATGATTGATTTGGGCGAACATGACGCTAAAACGCTTTTAGAATGCGAATACGAGACTTTAGGCATCCATGTTTCAGGCAATCCCTTAGACGAATTTAAAGAAGAAATTAAGGGCTTTAAAAATTTAGTCAAAAGCATTGATATTGAAGAGTTAGAAATCGGCTCGCAAGCTTATTTGCTGGGTAAAATCATGGAAGTTAAAAAGAAAATTGGCAAACGAAGCGGTAAGCCTTATGGCACAGCGGACATTTTGGATGGATACGGCAAGTTTGAGCTCATGCTGTTTGAAAAGCAATTGAATGCTTTAGAAGAGTTGGATATTAATAAGCCTCTAGTGTTTAAATGCAAGATTGAAGAGCAAGAAGAAGTGGCGCGATTAAGGCTTTTTGAAATCTTGGATTTAGAGAGCGCTAGAGAGGTTAAAATCCCTAAAGCCCGTTATAAAGACCCTGAAAAGCAAAAAGAAGAGGTGCGCGAAATCCCCCCCATTGAAATACTCGCTTCCAGCTCTTGCTCTTTAGCGATCGTGTTAGAAAACGATGTGAAAAAAGAGTTTTTAAGACAAATCAAAGAGAGCGCTTTAAAACACCAGGGCAAACGCCCCTTGTATTTGATCATCAAAGATAAGGGCAAGCAATTCAAAATCCAAAGCGATTTAATGGTCAATGAAAAGATTAAGGACGATTTTAAAGGGTTAAAGTGGAGGGACTTAGCTTGA
- a CDS encoding pseudouridine synthase, whose translation MEGLSLRINQFLAHYTKHSRREAEKLVLEGRIKINHEHAKLASVVKENDKVFLDKRLIKPLKNKRFSVLVYHKPKGELVSKNDPLKRRVIYESLEKKYAHFAPVGRLDFASEGVLLLSDSKAVVSALMHANLEKEYLVKIQGFVTREMENAMQEGLKLENATKGAHQKTPIKSMEFAPFIGYEIIKNHAKYSKLRVVINEGKNRELRRFFAFFNAGVLDLRRVRYGFVNLNALPVGKMRFLNRQEYSELHAFMANAAKVKGD comes from the coding sequence GTGGAGGGACTTAGCTTGAGGATCAACCAATTTTTAGCCCATTATACTAAGCACTCAAGAAGAGAAGCTGAAAAATTGGTTTTAGAAGGGCGGATTAAAATCAATCATGAGCATGCCAAACTCGCTAGCGTGGTTAAAGAAAACGACAAGGTGTTTTTAGACAAACGACTCATCAAGCCCTTAAAAAACAAAAGATTCAGCGTGCTGGTTTATCACAAGCCAAAGGGCGAATTAGTGAGTAAAAACGATCCCTTAAAACGGCGCGTGATTTATGAAAGCTTGGAGAAAAAATACGCCCATTTTGCACCTGTGGGGCGTTTGGATTTTGCGAGTGAAGGGGTGCTATTATTGAGCGATAGTAAGGCGGTGGTGAGCGCTTTAATGCATGCGAATTTAGAAAAAGAGTATCTTGTTAAAATTCAAGGCTTTGTTACAAGAGAGATGGAAAATGCGATGCAAGAGGGCTTGAAATTAGAAAACGCTACTAAGGGAGCGCACCAAAAAACTCCCATTAAAAGCATGGAATTTGCCCCCTTTATTGGTTATGAAATCATCAAAAACCATGCCAAATATTCTAAACTTAGAGTCGTTATCAATGAGGGGAAAAACAGAGAATTGAGGCGCTTTTTTGCGTTTTTTAACGCTGGAGTGTTGGATTTGAGGCGCGTTCGTTATGGTTTTGTGAATTTGAATGCCTTGCCGGTAGGGAAAATGCGTTTTCTAAACCGCCAAGAATATAGCGAATTGCATGCGTTTATGGCTAATGCGGCTAAGGTTAAAGGGGATTAG
- a CDS encoding thioredoxin family protein translates to MSEIINGKNYAEKIAHQAVVVNVGANWCPDCRKIEPIMENLAKTYKGKVEFFKVSFDESQDLKESLGIRKIPTLIFYKNGREVGERLVEPGSSKPIEDALKALL, encoded by the coding sequence ATGTCAGAAATTATTAACGGGAAGAATTACGCAGAGAAAATCGCTCATCAAGCGGTAGTGGTTAATGTTGGGGCGAATTGGTGTCCGGATTGCAGAAAGATTGAGCCGATTATGGAAAATTTAGCCAAAACTTACAAAGGCAAGGTGGAATTTTTTAAGGTTTCTTTTGATGAGAGCCAGGATTTAAAAGAGAGCTTAGGCATCCGCAAAATCCCTACTTTGATTTTTTACAAAAACGGGAGAGAAGTGGGTGAAAGGCTTGTAGAGCCCGGATCTTCAAAGCCGATTGAAGACGCTCTAAAAGCGTTACTATAA
- the lpoB gene encoding penicillin-binding protein activator LpoB, with translation MVLKIKLKIISSVILSALLWVGCSSEMATYQNVNDATKNTTASINSTDLLLTANAMLDSMFSDPNFEQLKGKHLIEVSDVINDTTQPNLDMNLLTTEIARQLRLRSNGRFNITRASGGSGIAADSRMVKQREKERESEEYNQDTTVEKGTLKAADLSLSGKVSSIAASISSSRQRLDYDFTLSLTNRKTGEEVWSDVKPIVKNASNKRMF, from the coding sequence ATGGTATTGAAAATAAAATTAAAAATTATAAGCTCGGTGATTTTGAGTGCTTTATTGTGGGTGGGTTGTTCAAGCGAAATGGCAACTTATCAAAATGTGAATGATGCCACTAAAAATACGACTGCAAGCATTAATAGCACGGATTTATTGCTAACCGCTAACGCAATGTTAGATTCCATGTTTAGCGACCCTAATTTTGAGCAACTCAAGGGCAAGCATTTGATTGAAGTATCAGATGTGATTAACGACACCACGCAACCCAATTTGGATATGAATCTTCTCACGACTGAAATCGCGAGGCAGTTGCGGTTGCGATCTAATGGGAGGTTTAATATCACAAGGGCGAGTGGAGGGAGTGGCATTGCAGCCGATAGCAGAATGGTGAAACAGCGCGAAAAAGAACGAGAGAGCGAAGAGTATAATCAAGACACCACTGTAGAAAAAGGCACTTTAAAAGCCGCTGATTTATCTTTAAGTGGTAAAGTATCTAGTATCGCAGCCTCTATTAGTAGTTCTAGGCAACGCTTGGACTATGACTTCACCCTAAGCCTTACTAATAGGAAAACGGGTGAAGAGGTATGGAGCGATGTTAAGCCTATTGTGAAAAATGCTAGCAATAAGCGTATGTTTTAA
- a CDS encoding LPP20 family lipoprotein — MKNQVKKILGMSVVAAMVIVGCSHAPKSGISKSNKAYKEATKGAPDWVVGDLEKVAKYEKYSGVFLGRAEDLITNNDVDYSTNQATAKARANLAANLKSTLQKDLENEKTRTVDASGKRSISGTDTEKISQLVDKELIASKMLARYVGKDRVFVLVGLDKQIVDKVREELGMVKK; from the coding sequence ATGAAAAATCAAGTTAAAAAGATTTTAGGGATGAGTGTGGTAGCAGCGATGGTGATCGTAGGTTGTAGCCATGCCCCAAAATCAGGTATCAGTAAAAGCAATAAGGCATACAAAGAAGCGACTAAAGGTGCTCCTGATTGGGTTGTAGGGGATTTAGAAAAAGTGGCGAAGTATGAAAAATATTCAGGAGTCTTTTTAGGAAGGGCTGAAGATTTGATCACTAATAATGATGTGGATTATTCTACTAACCAGGCTACAGCGAAAGCTAGGGCTAATTTAGCGGCGAATTTAAAATCCACTTTACAAAAAGATTTGGAAAATGAAAAAACTAGAACTGTGGATGCTTCTGGTAAAAGATCAATAAGCGGCACTGATACTGAAAAAATTTCTCAATTAGTGGATAAGGAATTGATCGCTTCTAAAATGCTTGCCCGCTATGTCGGTAAAGATAGGGTTTTTGTTTTAGTTGGCTTGGATAAGCAAATTGTGGATAAAGTGCGCGAAGAGTTAGGCATGGTTAAAAAGTAG
- a CDS encoding LPP20 family lipoprotein, producing MKKIILACLMAFVGVHLSAEPKWYSKAYNKTNTQKGYLYGSGSATSKEASKQKALADLVASISVVVNSQIHIQKSRVDNKLKSSDSQTINLKTDDLELDNVEIVNQEAQKGIYYTRVRINQNLFLQGLRDKYNALYGQFSTLMPKVCKGVFLQQSKSMGDLLAKAMPIERILKAYSVPVSSLENYEKIYYQNAFKPKVQITFDNNSDTEIKTALISAYARVLTPSDEEKLYQIKNEVFTDSANGITRIRVIISASDCQGTPVLNRSLEVDEKNKNFAITRLQSLLYKELKDYANKEGQGNTGL from the coding sequence ATGAAAAAGATTATTCTTGCATGCCTTATGGCTTTTGTAGGTGTCCATTTAAGTGCAGAGCCTAAGTGGTATAGCAAGGCCTATAACAAAACAAACACCCAAAAAGGCTATCTTTATGGGAGTGGTTCAGCCACTTCTAAAGAAGCTTCTAAACAAAAAGCGTTAGCGGATTTAGTGGCGTCTATTAGCGTGGTGGTTAATTCACAAATCCATATTCAAAAAAGTCGTGTGGATAATAAGTTAAAATCTAGTGATTCACAAACGATTAACTTAAAAACCGATGACTTGGAATTGGATAATGTAGAAATTGTCAATCAAGAAGCGCAAAAAGGGATCTACTACACCAGAGTAAGGATTAATCAAAACTTGTTCTTGCAGGGTTTAAGGGATAAGTATAACGCTCTTTATGGGCAGTTTTCCACCTTAATGCCTAAGGTTTGCAAAGGGGTTTTTTTACAGCAATCTAAGAGCATGGGGGATTTATTGGCTAAAGCGATGCCTATAGAAAGGATTTTAAAAGCGTATTCTGTCCCGGTGAGTTCGTTAGAAAATTATGAAAAAATCTATTACCAAAACGCTTTCAAACCTAAAGTGCAAATCACTTTTGATAACAACAGCGATACAGAGATTAAAACTGCTCTCATAAGTGCTTATGCCAGAGTGCTAACCCCTAGCGATGAAGAAAAACTCTATCAAATCAAAAATGAAGTTTTCACAGACAGTGCTAATGGTATCACGCGCATTAGAGTGATTATTAGTGCGAGCGATTGCCAAGGCACGCCTGTATTGAATAGAAGCCTTGAAGTGGATGAAAAGAATAAGAATTTTGCTATCACGCGCTTACAATCTTTGCTTTATAAAGAGCTGAAAGATTATGCCAATAAAGAAGGGCAAGGCAATACGGGGTTATAA